In one window of Oleidesulfovibrio alaskensis DSM 16109 DNA:
- a CDS encoding ABC transporter permease produces MNGLSLRRFFAIVAKEFIQMRRDRMTLGMMLGIPLLQLVLFGFAINSDPRNLPTAVLAADNSPFARSVVSAMQTSTYFRITRHAASRQELRHLLDSGQVQFALTIPEDFSRRLLRGEKPVLLLEADATDPMASGGGTGAFAEIVRRALQRDLQGPTGIPRQELPVTIRIHADYNPEAVTQYNIVPGLMGVILTLTLVVITAVAITRERERGTMEYLLSTPVSPPEVIIGKILPYILVGYVQMTLIIAAARYVFAVPIAGDIWLVFTLALPFIGANLSMGVTFSTFARNQLQAVQLSIFFFLPSLLLSGFMFPFRGMPEWAQAIGSVLPLTHFLRIVRGILLKGNGFEASWPSLWPILVFWLAAVVLALKRYSKTLD; encoded by the coding sequence ATGAACGGTCTGTCATTGCGGCGTTTTTTTGCCATTGTCGCCAAAGAATTCATCCAAATGCGGCGCGACCGCATGACACTGGGCATGATGCTGGGCATTCCGCTGCTGCAGCTGGTGCTGTTCGGCTTTGCCATAAACTCCGACCCGCGCAATCTGCCCACGGCCGTACTGGCCGCAGACAATTCGCCGTTTGCCCGGTCGGTTGTCAGCGCCATGCAGACCAGCACCTACTTCCGCATCACCCGGCATGCCGCATCACGTCAGGAATTACGTCACCTGCTCGATTCCGGTCAGGTGCAGTTTGCCCTGACCATTCCCGAAGACTTTTCACGCCGTCTGCTGCGCGGCGAAAAACCCGTTCTGCTGCTGGAGGCGGATGCCACTGATCCCATGGCTTCTGGCGGCGGAACAGGGGCCTTTGCCGAAATTGTCCGCAGAGCGCTGCAACGCGACCTGCAGGGGCCGACCGGCATTCCCCGGCAGGAACTGCCTGTGACCATCCGCATTCATGCCGACTACAACCCGGAAGCCGTCACCCAGTACAACATCGTCCCCGGACTCATGGGGGTTATTCTTACCCTTACTCTGGTGGTCATCACCGCCGTGGCCATCACCCGCGAACGGGAACGGGGCACCATGGAATACCTGCTTTCAACGCCGGTCAGTCCGCCCGAAGTCATCATCGGAAAAATACTGCCGTACATTCTTGTGGGCTACGTGCAGATGACACTTATCATCGCAGCCGCCCGATATGTGTTTGCAGTGCCCATAGCAGGCGACATCTGGCTGGTGTTTACGCTGGCCCTGCCGTTCATCGGCGCAAACCTGAGCATGGGTGTCACCTTCTCCACTTTTGCCCGCAACCAGCTTCAGGCGGTGCAGCTCTCCATCTTTTTCTTCCTGCCCTCACTGCTGCTGTCGGGCTTCATGTTTCCGTTCCGCGGCATGCCGGAATGGGCACAGGCCATCGGTTCAGTTCTGCCGCTCACCCATTTTTTGCGCATCGTGCGCGGCATACTGCTTAAAGGCAACGGATTTGAGGCTTCATGGCCTTCGCTGTGGCCCATACTCGTCTTCTGGCTGGCTGCCGTGGTGCTGGCACTCAAAAGATACAGCAAAACACTGGACTGA
- a CDS encoding ABC transporter ATP-binding protein: protein MQTPPLQDSTASAPQQTAPAGATTAPPLVIDVRGITKSFGRRTVVNQLDLQVRRGEIFGFLGPNGSGKTTFIRMLCGLLRPDSGSGTCLGFDVLREAHRIKPLVGYMTQRFSLYEDLTVTENLTFAARMYQVADPARAVESSLDRMGLRRFAGQLAGQLSGGWKQRVALAAGTLHSPRLLLLDEPTAGVDPGARRDFWDQVHMLAEEGITSLISTHYMDEAERCNRLAYIAYGNLLAQGTGEELIAASGLNTWRVTAQEPHHAARALRGRPGVEQVAAFGNALHVSGKNAGLLRETMMLLESEGAACRPVETGLEEVFISLMQSHSPDVRHTGTEEPDGGKNGRHIPPYGGSGA, encoded by the coding sequence ATGCAGACACCACCATTACAGGACAGCACGGCATCCGCCCCGCAACAGACGGCACCCGCAGGCGCAACAACCGCCCCCCCGCTGGTCATCGACGTTCGGGGCATCACCAAATCCTTCGGCCGCCGCACGGTGGTCAATCAGCTTGACCTGCAGGTGCGGCGCGGTGAAATTTTCGGGTTTCTCGGCCCCAACGGCTCCGGCAAGACCACGTTTATCCGCATGCTGTGCGGGCTGCTGCGTCCCGACAGCGGCAGCGGCACATGTCTCGGGTTTGATGTGCTGCGCGAAGCTCACCGCATCAAGCCGCTGGTGGGATATATGACGCAGCGGTTCAGCCTGTACGAAGACCTGACAGTTACCGAGAATCTGACCTTCGCCGCCCGTATGTATCAGGTTGCCGACCCTGCGCGCGCAGTGGAGTCCAGTCTGGACCGCATGGGACTGCGCCGGTTTGCCGGACAGCTTGCGGGGCAGCTTTCCGGCGGATGGAAACAGCGTGTGGCACTGGCCGCCGGCACCCTGCACAGTCCCCGTCTGCTGCTGCTGGACGAACCCACTGCGGGGGTGGACCCCGGTGCCCGCAGAGACTTCTGGGATCAGGTGCACATGCTGGCGGAAGAAGGCATCACTTCGCTGATAAGCACCCACTACATGGATGAAGCCGAGCGCTGTAACAGACTGGCATACATCGCATACGGCAACCTGCTGGCGCAGGGCACGGGCGAAGAGCTTATAGCGGCATCAGGACTGAACACATGGCGGGTCACCGCACAGGAACCGCACCACGCCGCACGGGCGCTGCGGGGCAGGCCCGGCGTCGAACAGGTGGCGGCCTTCGGCAATGCCCTGCATGTAAGCGGCAAAAACGCCGGACTGCTGCGTGAAACAATGATGCTTCTGGAATCAGAAGGGGCCGCATGCCGTCCTGTGGAAACAGGGCTGGAAGAGGTGTTCATCAGCCTCATGCAGTCACACAGCCCCGACGTCCGGCACACCGGCACGGAAGAGCCGGACGGCGGAAAAAACGGCAGACATATACCGCCGTACGGAGGGTCCGGCGCATGA
- a CDS encoding response regulator, with amino-acid sequence MNVLLVDDEVAFVEALARRLTRKNMTVHTVHNGPEALDFLRKNPSVDAVVLDVVMPGPDGLKVQEIIRKEFPLVEVIMLSGNSTTAMAVQGMKQGAFDYLSKPCSTEELIEKLHEAKRRRDTYCEELAALKAGDIVLRRGD; translated from the coding sequence ATGAACGTTTTACTGGTTGATGACGAAGTGGCCTTTGTGGAAGCCCTCGCACGGCGGCTGACCCGCAAGAACATGACCGTGCACACTGTGCACAACGGACCGGAAGCCCTGGATTTTCTGCGGAAGAACCCTTCGGTGGACGCAGTGGTGCTGGACGTGGTGATGCCCGGGCCGGACGGGCTGAAGGTGCAGGAAATCATCCGCAAGGAGTTTCCTCTGGTGGAGGTCATCATGCTCAGCGGCAACTCCACAACGGCCATGGCCGTACAGGGGATGAAGCAGGGCGCCTTCGACTATCTTTCAAAGCCCTGTTCCACCGAAGAGCTTATCGAAAAGCTGCACGAAGCCAAACGCAGACGAGATACCTACTGCGAGGAACTGGCGGCGCTGAAGGCAGGCGACATAGTGCTGCGCAGAGGCGACTAA
- a CDS encoding TerC/Alx family metal homeostasis membrane protein, which produces MEHFGFPVEVIIVFFGVIALSVYFDLVSHRNVREISIGNASKWCAFWIIIALLFYVYLWVRFDRHWADMYLAGYLLEKSLSVDNLVVFIAIFSSFGISSHLQHRILYWGIMGALAFRAVFVVIGTGLFYAAPWVGFLFAAFVAWSGVQMLRDKSSGMEIEDYTHHWSVNWIGRMMPVYTRLHGERFFVKDSEIPAAQSAGAITRKGLWYATPAFLCLVTVEASDLAFAFDSVPAVISVTEEPLLVYAAMIFAILGLRTLYFVIAALTEYLVHLKKAVVALLFFIAVKMTVQSWNHAVGDTGIHISPQVSVLIVIGTLAAGVLASLLLPRRR; this is translated from the coding sequence ATGGAACACTTTGGTTTTCCTGTTGAGGTAATCATAGTATTTTTTGGTGTCATAGCTCTTTCTGTGTATTTTGATCTTGTGTCACACAGAAATGTCAGAGAAATATCCATAGGGAACGCATCGAAGTGGTGTGCTTTCTGGATTATCATAGCACTGTTATTCTATGTATATCTCTGGGTGCGCTTTGACAGGCACTGGGCGGACATGTATCTGGCGGGCTATCTGTTGGAAAAAAGTCTTTCCGTGGATAATCTTGTGGTCTTTATTGCCATCTTTTCCAGTTTCGGCATCAGTTCACACCTGCAGCACCGGATTCTGTACTGGGGTATCATGGGAGCGCTGGCTTTCAGAGCGGTGTTTGTGGTTATCGGTACCGGACTTTTTTATGCTGCACCGTGGGTGGGCTTTCTTTTTGCCGCCTTTGTGGCGTGGAGCGGTGTCCAGATGCTGCGGGACAAAAGCTCCGGTATGGAGATAGAAGACTACACCCACCACTGGAGCGTGAACTGGATAGGACGGATGATGCCGGTCTACACCCGCCTGCACGGCGAGCGTTTTTTTGTGAAGGACAGCGAAATACCCGCAGCGCAGAGTGCAGGAGCCATAACCCGCAAGGGGCTCTGGTACGCCACTCCGGCTTTTCTGTGTCTGGTGACGGTGGAAGCTTCCGACCTCGCCTTTGCTTTCGATTCAGTACCTGCGGTCATATCGGTTACCGAAGAACCGCTTCTGGTTTACGCGGCCATGATTTTTGCCATACTCGGGCTGCGCACGCTGTATTTTGTCATCGCGGCGCTTACCGAGTATCTGGTGCATCTGAAAAAAGCAGTTGTTGCCCTGCTGTTTTTCATTGCGGTAAAAATGACTGTCCAGTCGTGGAATCATGCCGTGGGTGATACGGGCATTCATATTTCGCCGCAGGTCAGCGTGCTTATTGTCATTGGCACTCTGGCAGCCGGAGTGCTTGCGTCGCTGCTTTTACCGCGTCGCCGGTAG
- a CDS encoding response regulator produces the protein MMMQDTVHAIVVDDQEKLAEVMTKRLKKRGMDVTMVTSGEACLKALAARPDTDVVVLDISMPGMNGLETLAVIRKQYPLVQTILYTGNPTPENGIQGQELGAFYFLTKPAHMEELVDLLHSAKARKQRKAEQVSRLAQSAMEQPQ, from the coding sequence ATGATGATGCAGGATACGGTACATGCCATTGTTGTGGATGATCAGGAAAAGCTGGCGGAAGTGATGACCAAGCGCCTGAAAAAGCGCGGCATGGACGTGACTATGGTTACGTCGGGCGAAGCATGCCTGAAGGCACTGGCCGCCCGCCCCGACACCGATGTGGTGGTGCTGGATATCTCCATGCCCGGTATGAACGGTCTGGAAACGCTGGCCGTCATCAGAAAGCAATACCCGCTGGTGCAGACAATTCTGTACACCGGCAACCCGACCCCCGAAAACGGCATACAGGGTCAGGAACTGGGCGCCTTTTACTTTCTGACCAAGCCGGCACACATGGAAGAACTTGTGGACCTGCTGCACAGCGCCAAAGCGCGCAAGCAACGCAAGGCCGAACAGGTTTCCAGACTGGCACAGTCGGCCATGGAACAACCGCAGTAG
- a CDS encoding sigma 54-interacting transcriptional regulator, with protein MFLEKKPISQILLLFTAPLLLLLVGLQGGVALYFSFDALQMALGRAVQTRTMAVSYEISSYLQKVRYNALLLADFAATDEGLGGYLNRVGGLVESNAVEVVVVLADGRRAHYVRSGEHASGVWRDSGEIGGRPDGYDFLSRDIKGLRVGEVAVSRVVPARVLVQGPFESELTSMPVIRFSTPVKGPDGGVGGALSLLVAADHLGTILTYLQSDDSPLQSFQRRPARRFSYFADPRGWILYESASEQNKTCQPVQSRQDVRGTLGLPGMAGAFLPSDEYRSFWSGIAGARKKEPSLTQHWEHGDGLFFPTIMMEAGAPVLYRISDDAPPQVWGVAFSVDRSLLPHVLGSRQAAILCAVGVAVLAVSALVLYFVGRFCGAPLLRLARRVESAALQPSPEPVEEVFRGYEVQTLQRAVNAMIRTMGLQAAEIEEKTRKLTHYANLQQVDFAEELSPAQEFEHSALGVLKGSSESIRRLKADIGRAAQVDADILIEGETGTGKQLTAEAVHKASRRCNGPLVPINCGALDENLLLDALFGHRKGAYSGAETDRDGAFVHAHGGTLFLDEIQSASSKVQQALLRAIASRRIRPLGADAEYAVDVRVICATNVDLQEEIAAGRFRQDLYYRIKVLSLRTPPLREHLESIPALTAFFLDRAREVLGLPHLALTKGAMQTLMQYSWPGNVRELENCILQAAVNAREGLIHSADIPVGRAGEPAAVASQWRPFTAGQGHGADGERRDAGRASVPAGGQGDEPLSAAGQAMAEGPPARGPVRGGQVVPAGVKDAGLQGLNERQIKALEHLRTHRSMTRREYMALFTYDISDRTAGRDLQGLFERGLVTRSGAGPATAYRLAV; from the coding sequence ATGTTTCTGGAAAAAAAGCCTATCTCTCAGATTCTTCTGTTATTCACTGCACCTCTGCTGCTTTTGCTGGTGGGGTTGCAGGGCGGCGTTGCGTTGTATTTTTCGTTCGATGCGCTGCAGATGGCTCTGGGACGGGCAGTACAGACGCGCACCATGGCCGTTTCGTACGAGATAAGCAGCTATCTGCAGAAAGTACGGTATAATGCCCTGCTGCTGGCTGACTTTGCCGCAACTGATGAAGGGCTGGGCGGCTATCTGAACAGAGTGGGCGGACTGGTGGAAAGCAACGCCGTGGAAGTGGTTGTGGTGCTGGCCGACGGTCGCCGGGCGCACTATGTGCGCAGTGGCGAGCATGCTTCCGGTGTCTGGCGTGATTCTGGCGAGATAGGCGGACGTCCGGACGGATACGATTTTTTATCGAGAGATATTAAAGGATTAAGGGTTGGCGAGGTTGCAGTTTCCCGTGTGGTTCCTGCGCGGGTACTTGTGCAGGGCCCTTTTGAAAGCGAGCTGACCAGCATGCCCGTTATCCGTTTTTCCACACCGGTGAAAGGGCCTGACGGCGGGGTGGGCGGTGCTCTTTCGCTGCTGGTGGCTGCCGATCATCTGGGTACGATTCTCACATACCTGCAGTCCGACGATTCGCCGCTGCAGTCTTTTCAGCGGCGGCCCGCAAGGCGGTTCAGCTATTTTGCCGACCCCCGCGGATGGATTTTGTACGAATCTGCCAGCGAACAGAACAAAACCTGCCAGCCGGTGCAGTCCCGTCAGGATGTGCGCGGCACGCTGGGACTGCCGGGCATGGCCGGTGCGTTTCTGCCGTCCGACGAATACCGCAGCTTCTGGAGCGGTATCGCCGGAGCCAGAAAAAAAGAACCCTCACTTACCCAGCACTGGGAGCACGGGGACGGGCTGTTTTTTCCCACCATCATGATGGAGGCGGGGGCACCTGTTCTGTACCGCATCAGCGACGATGCCCCGCCGCAGGTGTGGGGGGTGGCCTTCAGTGTTGACCGCAGTCTGCTGCCGCATGTGCTGGGCAGCAGGCAGGCGGCCATTCTGTGTGCCGTGGGCGTGGCGGTGCTGGCTGTAAGCGCGCTGGTGCTGTATTTTGTCGGGCGCTTTTGCGGTGCCCCCCTGCTGCGCCTTGCCCGCAGGGTGGAATCTGCCGCTCTGCAGCCGTCGCCCGAGCCGGTGGAAGAGGTTTTCAGGGGCTACGAGGTGCAGACATTGCAACGGGCCGTCAATGCCATGATACGGACCATGGGGTTGCAGGCTGCCGAGATAGAGGAAAAAACACGCAAGCTCACACACTATGCCAATCTGCAACAGGTCGACTTTGCAGAGGAACTCAGTCCGGCACAGGAGTTTGAACATTCCGCGCTGGGAGTGCTTAAAGGCTCCAGCGAGTCCATCCGGCGGCTCAAGGCCGACATAGGCAGGGCCGCACAGGTGGATGCCGATATTCTGATTGAAGGCGAAACCGGAACCGGCAAACAGCTGACAGCCGAAGCCGTGCATAAAGCCAGCAGGCGCTGCAACGGCCCGCTGGTACCCATAAATTGCGGCGCACTGGATGAAAATCTGCTGCTGGACGCGCTGTTCGGTCATCGCAAGGGTGCTTATTCGGGGGCGGAGACAGACAGAGACGGGGCGTTTGTGCATGCCCACGGCGGCACATTGTTTCTGGACGAAATCCAGTCAGCTTCCTCCAAGGTGCAGCAGGCGCTGCTGCGGGCCATCGCCAGCCGCCGGATACGGCCTTTGGGAGCCGATGCGGAGTATGCGGTGGATGTGCGGGTTATCTGCGCCACCAACGTTGACCTGCAGGAGGAGATAGCCGCCGGCAGGTTCCGGCAGGACCTTTACTACCGTATCAAGGTGCTTTCGCTGCGCACTCCCCCGCTGCGTGAGCATCTGGAAAGCATTCCGGCACTGACGGCGTTTTTTCTGGACCGTGCGCGTGAAGTGCTGGGGCTGCCGCATCTGGCACTGACCAAAGGAGCCATGCAGACGCTGATGCAGTACTCATGGCCCGGCAATGTGCGTGAGCTGGAAAACTGCATTCTGCAGGCCGCCGTCAATGCGCGCGAGGGGCTGATACATTCTGCGGATATCCCTGTGGGCAGAGCTGGAGAGCCGGCCGCCGTGGCATCGCAGTGGCGGCCTTTTACCGCCGGGCAGGGCCACGGGGCCGATGGTGAGCGCCGCGATGCCGGAAGAGCTTCCGTTCCCGCGGGGGGGCAGGGTGATGAGCCGCTTTCTGCCGCAGGACAGGCAATGGCGGAAGGGCCGCCTGCCCGCGGTCCTGTGCGGGGCGGGCAGGTAGTGCCGGCCGGTGTGAAAGATGCAGGGCTGCAGGGGCTCAATGAGCGTCAGATAAAGGCTCTGGAGCATCTGCGGACGCACCGGAGCATGACACGGCGTGAATACATGGCCTTGTTCACATATGATATTTCTGACCGCACGGCAGGCAGAGACCTGCAGGGGCTGTTCGAACGGGGGCTGGTGACCAGAAGCGGAGCCGGACCGGCCACTGCGTACCGGCTGGCTGTGTAG
- a CDS encoding PAS domain-containing sensor histidine kinase translates to MQKTNAMGHKLAIWVSAFVLLFVSLTLALTYTLVSHGLEAAYARRSSQYLSSIVRQHSIQIDSFLRERRANLAFLGKSRTVDELRSHGHLEWLLWRLNGQYENAFEDLSLISPQGEVTAYAGHEGLLGSNVFEARWFQRAIAKPSYVGDVVAMPDGSPKLVVTLRLGSAKEPWLISATLRMQLMADLVRSAAQFTEGDVAVINRAGVPQSGLNASQEQGRPVSAMADKLFAMHAASGSAVTTYEQNGDLYVFADLNEGRWLLVSRTPNAAIQQPFAAPKKQLLDKLILLALLLIGGAAMFVHYVTRQTRRLAAEKDSLNTQVIEANRLGALGELAAGVAHEINNPLAIIREESGWIEDVLDDGFDNPEALEGEIRRSVTQINTQTLRCRDITHKLLSFARRSTGHEACVDVNMLLQEIVGFAEQRARYINVTTRMRLDPALPMLSASPSELQQVFINLVNNALDAMEDRRDGTLTVTSRLQGNTAVITVSDTGQGIPDTLLNKIFDPFFTTKSVGKGNGLGLSICHGLVTRAGGDIRVQSELHKGTTFTVELPVTPCSAEPTGNADRSIS, encoded by the coding sequence ATGCAGAAAACCAACGCAATGGGACACAAACTGGCTATCTGGGTTTCGGCCTTTGTGCTGCTGTTCGTCTCTCTGACGCTGGCGCTGACCTACACGCTGGTATCCCACGGTCTGGAAGCGGCCTACGCCAGACGCTCCAGCCAGTACCTTTCCAGTATTGTCCGGCAGCACTCCATACAGATCGACAGCTTTCTGCGCGAACGCAGGGCCAACCTCGCCTTTCTGGGCAAGTCGCGCACCGTGGACGAACTGCGTTCGCACGGTCATCTGGAGTGGCTGCTATGGCGGCTTAACGGACAGTACGAAAATGCCTTTGAGGATCTGAGTCTTATCTCTCCGCAGGGAGAAGTGACCGCATACGCCGGACATGAGGGCCTGCTGGGCAGCAATGTATTTGAAGCCCGCTGGTTCCAGCGGGCCATAGCTAAGCCGTCCTATGTGGGCGACGTGGTTGCCATGCCGGACGGATCCCCCAAGCTGGTTGTCACGCTGCGGCTGGGCAGCGCCAAGGAACCGTGGCTTATCAGCGCCACTCTGCGCATGCAGCTGATGGCCGATCTGGTCCGCTCCGCCGCGCAGTTCACCGAAGGCGACGTGGCCGTCATCAACCGCGCGGGCGTGCCGCAAAGCGGCCTGAACGCAAGTCAGGAACAGGGCCGCCCCGTCAGCGCCATGGCCGACAAGCTTTTTGCCATGCATGCCGCATCGGGCAGTGCAGTCACCACCTACGAGCAGAACGGCGACCTGTATGTGTTTGCCGACCTGAATGAAGGCCGCTGGCTGCTTGTGTCGCGCACCCCCAATGCCGCCATACAACAGCCCTTTGCCGCTCCCAAAAAGCAGCTGCTCGACAAGCTGATACTGCTGGCGCTGCTGCTCATCGGCGGGGCAGCCATGTTTGTGCACTATGTGACCCGCCAGACCAGACGGCTGGCCGCAGAAAAGGATTCGCTGAACACACAGGTCATTGAAGCCAACAGGCTGGGCGCGCTGGGCGAACTGGCGGCAGGAGTGGCGCACGAAATCAACAACCCGCTGGCCATCATCCGCGAAGAAAGCGGCTGGATTGAAGACGTGCTGGATGACGGTTTTGATAATCCGGAAGCACTGGAAGGCGAAATCCGCCGCAGTGTCACGCAGATAAATACCCAGACCCTGCGATGCAGAGACATCACCCACAAGCTGCTTTCGTTTGCGCGCCGCAGTACCGGCCATGAAGCCTGTGTCGATGTAAACATGCTGCTGCAGGAAATAGTGGGCTTTGCCGAGCAGCGCGCCCGCTACATCAACGTGACCACACGCATGCGGCTGGACCCTGCCCTGCCCATGCTCTCCGCCAGCCCTTCAGAACTGCAGCAGGTGTTCATCAATCTGGTGAACAACGCGCTGGACGCCATGGAAGACCGCCGCGACGGCACCCTGACCGTCACCTCGCGCCTGCAGGGAAACACGGCTGTCATCACCGTAAGCGACACAGGCCAGGGCATACCCGACACCCTGCTGAACAAGATATTCGACCCGTTCTTCACTACCAAGTCGGTGGGAAAGGGCAACGGTCTCGGTCTTTCCATCTGCCACGGCCTTGTGACCCGTGCAGGCGGAGATATCCGGGTCCAGAGCGAACTGCATAAGGGAACCACCTTCACCGTCGAGCTGCCCGTCACCCCATGCTCGGCAGAACCAACAGGCAACGCAGACAGGAGTATCTCATGA
- a CDS encoding response regulator, with protein sequence MTANDSPHVLLVDDEPAFGDVLARRLRRRNIRVTHALDGDTALRMLLNNEFSAVLLDLKMSGISGLEILNVLSRMVPDVPVIMISGHADQETVAHCLANGACQYLPKPCDADEIVSIITRMQKN encoded by the coding sequence ATGACAGCCAATGACAGTCCCCATGTTCTGCTGGTGGACGATGAACCCGCCTTCGGCGACGTACTGGCCCGCAGGCTGCGCCGTCGCAATATCCGGGTCACCCATGCGCTGGACGGCGACACAGCCCTGCGCATGCTGCTGAACAACGAGTTCAGTGCCGTGCTGCTCGACCTGAAAATGTCCGGCATCAGCGGGCTTGAAATTCTGAACGTGCTCAGCCGCATGGTGCCCGACGTGCCGGTCATCATGATTTCCGGCCATGCCGATCAGGAAACAGTGGCGCACTGTCTGGCCAACGGCGCCTGTCAGTATCTGCCCAAACCGTGCGATGCCGACGAAATCGTCTCCATAATAACCCGCATGCAAAAAAACTGA
- a CDS encoding SLC13 family permease gives MEATFMSPQVLAVTAILILALYFLVTEKWPLPLTALGIIVGLCLAEALVGGILSFSNIFGSFGSRGPLAVAMLFIVSRGLIRSGALSFVVNLAARLTGGKPLRLMIFMVTTVITLSAFLNNTPVVILFISIILMLCERFRLVPSKFMIPLSFASILGGTCTLIGTSTNIILSDMMVLNKQAPLGMFELSVVGVPLAIIGGLFLIFVAPRLLPERKSTFISSGEQQENLYLSEVVVPEGSPLAGVKISEASSVLGSSGSVVEQSRQGEMLYLPGREDQIIYAGDLLVVSSPLDTLTSLLASRIIVLRHGGDLFLSGPSDARPIAELIVPPASRVRGRRLWNTAPGRDENITVIGVRHKEGHYAWQKTSQLRLAAGDTLLVQGTRAAMDSLASDGDFIIMEEAGQKIHYSNKAPLALGLFLAMVVVASVGIMGILPAATIAAFLMILTRCVNLKESFRSLDGEVLLLIIATISLGKALSQTGAADVYAHAFLTPFEGVSARFILLAVVTLTALITNFLSNNSAAALLTPVAVSIGMELGVDPRAFLIGIALGASACYLTPIGYQTNLLVYAPGGYKFSDFMRVGLPMTLLVIVLATVMIPMFFPFTPLQ, from the coding sequence ATGGAAGCAACCTTCATGTCCCCGCAGGTGCTCGCCGTCACGGCAATTCTGATTCTGGCCCTGTACTTCCTTGTCACGGAAAAATGGCCCCTGCCGCTCACCGCTCTGGGCATCATCGTCGGTCTGTGTCTTGCCGAGGCGCTGGTAGGCGGCATCCTGTCCTTCAGCAATATTTTCGGTTCGTTCGGCAGCCGCGGTCCTCTGGCGGTGGCCATGCTGTTCATTGTCAGCCGGGGGCTCATACGCTCCGGGGCACTGTCATTCGTGGTCAATCTGGCCGCGCGGCTTACAGGCGGCAAACCGCTGCGGCTGATGATATTCATGGTCACCACGGTCATCACGCTGTCCGCATTCCTGAACAACACCCCCGTGGTCATTCTGTTCATCTCCATCATCCTCATGCTGTGCGAACGCTTCCGCCTCGTACCCTCCAAGTTCATGATCCCGCTGTCCTTCGCGTCCATTCTGGGCGGCACGTGTACGCTTATCGGTACTTCCACCAACATCATTCTTTCCGACATGATGGTGCTGAACAAGCAGGCCCCGCTGGGCATGTTCGAACTGTCCGTGGTAGGTGTGCCGCTGGCCATCATCGGCGGGCTGTTCCTTATATTTGTGGCTCCGCGGCTGCTGCCGGAACGCAAGTCGACATTCATCTCCAGCGGCGAACAGCAGGAAAACCTGTACCTTTCCGAAGTGGTGGTGCCCGAAGGCAGCCCGCTGGCGGGGGTGAAAATAAGCGAAGCCTCCTCTGTACTGGGCAGTTCGGGCAGTGTTGTGGAACAGAGCAGACAGGGTGAAATGCTGTATCTGCCCGGCAGGGAGGATCAGATTATATACGCGGGCGACCTGCTTGTGGTCAGCAGCCCGCTGGATACTCTGACATCGCTGCTTGCCAGCCGCATCATCGTGCTGCGCCACGGCGGCGACCTGTTCCTTTCCGGTCCCAGCGACGCGCGCCCCATAGCGGAACTTATCGTACCGCCCGCATCGCGGGTACGCGGCCGCAGGCTTTGGAACACCGCCCCTGGGCGCGACGAAAACATCACAGTTATCGGCGTACGCCACAAGGAAGGGCACTACGCATGGCAGAAGACCAGCCAGCTGCGACTGGCAGCCGGCGACACCCTGCTGGTACAGGGCACCCGCGCAGCCATGGACTCGCTGGCATCGGACGGCGATTTCATCATCATGGAAGAAGCCGGTCAGAAGATTCACTACTCCAACAAGGCACCTCTGGCGCTGGGCCTGTTCCTTGCCATGGTTGTGGTTGCCTCTGTGGGCATCATGGGCATTCTGCCCGCGGCCACCATCGCGGCTTTCCTTATGATTCTCACACGCTGCGTCAACCTGAAGGAAAGCTTCCGTTCGCTGGACGGTGAAGTGCTGCTGCTCATCATCGCCACCATATCGCTGGGCAAGGCCCTTTCGCAGACAGGTGCGGCAGATGTTTACGCCCACGCCTTCCTTACCCCCTTTGAAGGCGTATCGGCGCGGTTCATCCTTCTGGCCGTGGTCACACTGACCGCGCTTATCACCAACTTTCTTTCCAACAACTCGGCTGCGGCGCTGCTTACACCCGTTGCCGTTTCCATAGGTATGGAGCTGGGAGTCGACCCCCGCGCGTTTCTTATAGGCATCGCTCTGGGTGCATCGGCATGCTATCTGACGCCCATCGGCTATCAGACCAACCTGCTGGTATACGCCCCCGGCGGCTACAAGTTTTCGGACTTCATGCGCGTGGGGCTGCCCATGACCCTGCTGGTCATCGTGCTGGCCACTGTCATGATTCCCATGTTCTTCCCCTTTACGCCCCTGCAGTAG